The segment CACTTCTAAATGGAGGATCACTCACATCTTCCATAGGGGCTAATAACAAAGGAAATACTCCTATTTCTACATTCCCTATTTTTACCATATATGATTTTTATATTTATAGTTTTTTCATCATGTCTATAAATATATCGGATGCTTTAAATACGGGCATATTCTTTTCGGGGAGAATAATAGGTTCTCCTTTTTTAATATCTCGAGCTATTTTTGGCTTTCTTTTTTTACAAAGAAACGTTCCAAACCCTCTTATATTAATCTCTTCTCCTTTCGCAACCTTTTCTTTTATAATGAGAAAACACGCTTCCACAGCCGCTGTCACGTCCCTTCTTTCAATCCCTGTCCTTTCCGAAATTTCATGTAATAACTCTAACTTTGTCATATTATATTGTGATTTATAAAAAAATGTGATTGTGTCCCCTCAATTATTCCCTGAAAATGTGAAGAGAGATACTTTTATTTCTATTGAAAATAAAATATTTAATTCCGTTTTTGAATACTGCGTATCCACTTATCGGGTATTTCTCCTTTCATTGCTAAGTAATAGTCCGCCTCTGAACAAGGTATAAATACGCTCCTTGTATAACTTGACGGAAGCATACTATGAGGTATTTCCATCCACCACCTTTCTGATTTTTTTCCCTGATAAAAATGTATACTTGTGGGTTCATTTTCAAAAAAGACGCTGTATTTTATATAATTTTTAGATTGAAAAAAAACACTCTCTTGCTTTTCTTTGCTATGATAAAACCCTTCTATAAAATACCAAACCATAGTGGCAACAGTGGTGGCAGTAGTAAGCAGATGGTCGTCTTTTTCTACATTATAGCCATAAAAACCTATAGAACCGAGTTTGTCATTTAACCCTGCATACCAACATAATTGACACGCCTCTTCTCCTGTAAATCCAAAAATAATACTTTGCTGCCCACCAGGAGCATACAGAGTGCTTATTGCGGATATGTCAAATGAAACCATATCAGCTTGTCTGATATATGGCTCCACTTCAGAAAAATTCTCCCGAATAGTCCCTAAACGCAATATTTCATACAAAAATTCATTGAGGGTTTGCAGTGTATCGTTATTGACAAAATAACTTTGATATCCTAAATGGATATAATGAAATAAACATTCTGAAGAAGTGGTAAAAATAGATTCCAAATAGTTTTGAGAAGGCACCTCTTTATGTGTAAAATCTATATCCAAACAACTATCTATATTCAACAAGGTAAACATTTTTTCAGCATTATTCTCTTTATTTTCATATAAAGCACTTTGCAAATGCCCTCCGTGCTGTCCTATACTCATATCATGCGAACCACCTAATAGAATAACAGTGATATTCATCGCTCTTAAATAAGAAAGTAAGGTTTTCAAAATAAGATATGTCTCTTGGAGCGTCTCCCCGTTCTTCAA is part of the Chitinophagaceae bacterium genome and harbors:
- a CDS encoding HU family DNA-binding protein — encoded protein: MTKLELLHEISERTGIERRDVTAAVEACFLIIKEKVAKGEEINIRGFGTFLCKKRKPKIARDIKKGEPIILPEKNMPVFKASDIFIDMMKKL
- a CDS encoding arginase family protein yields the protein MKLEFLFDPIEFKDIIFYKPFSFCKNIHFYSPGMDISGFDIALIGLTECRGEMDGKGIVYGADEVRKKLYHLKKCYGSNNIIDFGNLKNGETLQETYLILKTLLSYLRAMNITVILLGGSHDMSIGQHGGHLQSALYENKENNAEKMFTLLNIDSCLDIDFTHKEVPSQNYLESIFTTSSECLFHYIHLGYQSYFVNNDTLQTLNEFLYEILRLGTIRENFSEVEPYIRQADMVSFDISAISTLYAPGGQQSIIFGFTGEEACQLCWYAGLNDKLGSIGFYGYNVEKDDHLLTTATTVATMVWYFIEGFYHSKEKQESVFFQSKNYIKYSVFFENEPTSIHFYQGKKSERWWMEIPHSMLPSSYTRSVFIPCSEADYYLAMKGEIPDKWIRSIQKRN